One window from the genome of Hippoglossus hippoglossus isolate fHipHip1 chromosome 10, fHipHip1.pri, whole genome shotgun sequence encodes:
- the spdl1 gene encoding protein Spindly isoform X2 produces MAAAEELELLRNQLKAREEQVHQAAQAGLDLLKQQMELQNTLDEQRVEMTNALEALEQDKYSLQKDVELKTRMLQSLKSDYECIKNQQRQQLQEQQQHLERNHSMALSELTNKILRLQSALEESQLNERQLKHKLEVQTETLNNKMEELQALNEHTGSSMTSEMMEVQMKIMELETIKVELEQTLQECQYREQQLELTNSSLQRHLERITEEKEEREKEAVSWFNALQKSREGNRDLQIQLDQALQQAQDPNSKGNSLFAELEDKRAEMERQLISMKVQYQSLQKQHGFSKQQLQRMKVQVATLMQLQGSRADPAQLERLQSMLSEKNGEIQSLMTKLQRLEKVEMILKSQPANLARAESGDSQDETYYTDLLKMKLNNTVKDAERLGDELSLQRMKSLSESQRALELERKLFTSERLLKQTQSDKIKLQLRVEELQHKYEPKEAKIYLIQKRKKEKLPVDIAPSSQESTLDKGEQMVTVETDVTQYTTTDPKADIRPKTEAQSSTKGLELTVPRAAKCVKISGEEPVVIPNLRTETDMEENQQQNKREERIKKQRAVEMIHVSSNSSMENQCAQQ; encoded by the exons atggcagcagcagaggagttaGAGTTGCTCAGGAACCAGCTGAAGGCGAGGGAGGAGCAGGTCCACCAGGCTGCTCAGGCTGGATTAGATCTCCTCAAGCAGCAGATGGAACTACAAAACACACTGGATGAACAGAGAGTAGAGATGACCAACGCACTTGAG GCCCTTGAGCAGGACAAGTACTCCTTGCAGAAGGATGTGGAGTTGAAGACTCGGATGCTGCAGTCACTGAAGTCAGACTATGAATGTATAAAGAACCAGCAGagacagcagcttcaggaacaacagcagcatctgGAGAGGAACCACAGCATGGCACTCAGTGAGCTCACCAACAAG ATACTGAGGTTGCAGTCTGCTCTGGAGGAATCCCAGCTAAATGAGAgacaactcaaacacaaacttgaAGTGCAGACTGAGACTCTTAATAACAAAATGGAAGAGTTGCAAGCTCTTAATGAACACACCGGGAGCTCCATGACATCTGAGATGATGGAGGTGCAGATGAAGATCATGGAGCTGGAGACCATTAAG GTGGAGTTGGAGCAGACTCTGCAGGAATGTCAgtacagagagcagcagctggagctgaCCAATAGCAGCCTGCAGCGTCACCTGGAGCGAatcacagaggagaaagaggagcgagagaaagaggCTGTTTCCTGGTTTAATGCATTACAG AAATCTCGTGAGGGGAACCGGGACCTCCAGATCCAGTTGGATCAAGCTCTACAGCAAGCGCAGGATCCCAACAGCAAAGGGAACTCTCTGTTTGCTGAG CTGGAGGATAAGCGGgctgagatggagagacagcTGATCAGTATGAAGGTCCAGTATCAGTCCCTGCAGAAACAACATGGCTtcagcaaacagcagctgcagcgcaTGAAG GTTCAAGTAGCCACTCTGATGCAGCTCCAAGGTTCCAGGGCTGACCCTGCTCAGCTGGAGAGACTCCAGTCCATGCTGTCAGAGAAGAATGGAGAGATCCAAAGTCTCATGACTAAACTACAAAGACTGGAGAAGGTTGAG ATGATACTGAAGTCTCAGCCAGCTAATTTAGCTCGAGCTGAGAGCGGTGATAGCCAAGATGAAACCTACTACACCGACCTGCTCAAAATGAAGCTCAACAACACTGT taaAGATGCAGAACGTCTCGGGGATGAGCTTTCCCTGCAGAGGATGAAGTCTTTGTCAGAGAGCCAGAGAGCTCTTGAGCTGGAGAGGAAACTCTTCACATCTGAGCGGCTGCTCAAACAG ACTCAGAGTGACAAGATCAAACTACAGCTGCGAGTAGAAGAGCTACAACACAAATATGAACCCAAAG AGGCAAAAATTTATCTGATCcagaaaaggaagaaagagaaacttcCTGTGGATATTGCACCCTCCTCTCAGGAAAGCACACTTGACAAGGGTGAGCAGATGGTTACTGTGGAGACCGATGTAACGCAATATACGACTACAGACCCCAAGGCTGACATCAGACCTAAAACTGAGGCACAAAGCTCCACAAAAG GTTTAGAGCTGACTGTGCCACGTGCTGCAAAATGTGTGAAGATCAGTGGAGAGGAGCCTGTTGTGATTCCCAAcctcag GACAGAGACTGACATGGAGGAgaaccagcagcagaacaagagagaggagaggattaAGAAACAGAGAGCAGTGGAGATGATCCACGTGAGCTCTAACAGCAGTATGGAGAACCAGTGTGCCCAGCAGTAG
- the spdl1 gene encoding protein Spindly isoform X1, whose protein sequence is MAAAEELELLRNQLKAREEQVHQAAQAGLDLLKQQMELQNTLDEQRVEMTNALEALEQDKYSLQKDVELKTRMLQSLKSDYECIKNQQRQQLQEQQQHLERNHSMALSELTNKILRLQSALEESQLNERQLKHKLEVQTETLNNKMEELQALNEHTGSSMTSEMMEVQMKIMELETIKVELEQTLQECQYREQQLELTNSSLQRHLERITEEKEEREKEAVSWFNALQKSREGNRDLQIQLDQALQQAQDPNSKGNSLFAELEDKRAEMERQLISMKVQYQSLQKQHGFSKQQLQRMKVQVATLMQLQGSRADPAQLERLQSMLSEKNGEIQSLMTKLQRLEKVEMILKSQPANLARAESGDSQDETYYTDLLKMKLNNTVKDAERLGDELSLQRMKSLSESQRALELERKLFTSERLLKQTQSDKIKLQLRVEELQHKYEPKEAKIYLIQKRKKEKLPVDIAPSSQESTLDKGEQMVTVETDVTQYTTTDPKADIRPKTEAQSSTKGLELTVPRAAKCVKISGEEPVVIPNLSYPVTDRTETDMEENQQQNKREERIKKQRAVEMIHVSSNSSMENQCAQQ, encoded by the exons atggcagcagcagaggagttaGAGTTGCTCAGGAACCAGCTGAAGGCGAGGGAGGAGCAGGTCCACCAGGCTGCTCAGGCTGGATTAGATCTCCTCAAGCAGCAGATGGAACTACAAAACACACTGGATGAACAGAGAGTAGAGATGACCAACGCACTTGAG GCCCTTGAGCAGGACAAGTACTCCTTGCAGAAGGATGTGGAGTTGAAGACTCGGATGCTGCAGTCACTGAAGTCAGACTATGAATGTATAAAGAACCAGCAGagacagcagcttcaggaacaacagcagcatctgGAGAGGAACCACAGCATGGCACTCAGTGAGCTCACCAACAAG ATACTGAGGTTGCAGTCTGCTCTGGAGGAATCCCAGCTAAATGAGAgacaactcaaacacaaacttgaAGTGCAGACTGAGACTCTTAATAACAAAATGGAAGAGTTGCAAGCTCTTAATGAACACACCGGGAGCTCCATGACATCTGAGATGATGGAGGTGCAGATGAAGATCATGGAGCTGGAGACCATTAAG GTGGAGTTGGAGCAGACTCTGCAGGAATGTCAgtacagagagcagcagctggagctgaCCAATAGCAGCCTGCAGCGTCACCTGGAGCGAatcacagaggagaaagaggagcgagagaaagaggCTGTTTCCTGGTTTAATGCATTACAG AAATCTCGTGAGGGGAACCGGGACCTCCAGATCCAGTTGGATCAAGCTCTACAGCAAGCGCAGGATCCCAACAGCAAAGGGAACTCTCTGTTTGCTGAG CTGGAGGATAAGCGGgctgagatggagagacagcTGATCAGTATGAAGGTCCAGTATCAGTCCCTGCAGAAACAACATGGCTtcagcaaacagcagctgcagcgcaTGAAG GTTCAAGTAGCCACTCTGATGCAGCTCCAAGGTTCCAGGGCTGACCCTGCTCAGCTGGAGAGACTCCAGTCCATGCTGTCAGAGAAGAATGGAGAGATCCAAAGTCTCATGACTAAACTACAAAGACTGGAGAAGGTTGAG ATGATACTGAAGTCTCAGCCAGCTAATTTAGCTCGAGCTGAGAGCGGTGATAGCCAAGATGAAACCTACTACACCGACCTGCTCAAAATGAAGCTCAACAACACTGT taaAGATGCAGAACGTCTCGGGGATGAGCTTTCCCTGCAGAGGATGAAGTCTTTGTCAGAGAGCCAGAGAGCTCTTGAGCTGGAGAGGAAACTCTTCACATCTGAGCGGCTGCTCAAACAG ACTCAGAGTGACAAGATCAAACTACAGCTGCGAGTAGAAGAGCTACAACACAAATATGAACCCAAAG AGGCAAAAATTTATCTGATCcagaaaaggaagaaagagaaacttcCTGTGGATATTGCACCCTCCTCTCAGGAAAGCACACTTGACAAGGGTGAGCAGATGGTTACTGTGGAGACCGATGTAACGCAATATACGACTACAGACCCCAAGGCTGACATCAGACCTAAAACTGAGGCACAAAGCTCCACAAAAG GTTTAGAGCTGACTGTGCCACGTGCTGCAAAATGTGTGAAGATCAGTGGAGAGGAGCCTGTTGTGATTCCCAAcctcag TTATCCTGTGACTGACAGGACAGAGACTGACATGGAGGAgaaccagcagcagaacaagagagaggagaggattaAGAAACAGAGAGCAGTGGAGATGATCCACGTGAGCTCTAACAGCAGTATGGAGAACCAGTGTGCCCAGCAGTAG
- the spdl1 gene encoding protein Spindly isoform X6, whose amino-acid sequence MAAAEELELLRNQLKAREEQVHQAAQAGLDLLKQQMELQNTLDEQRVEMTNALEALEQDKYSLQKDVELKTRMLQSLKSDYECIKNQQRQQLQEQQQHLERNHSMALSELTNKILRLQSALEESQLNERQLKHKLEVQTETLNNKMEELQALNEHTGSSMTSEMMEVQMKIMELETIKVELEQTLQECQYREQQLELTNSSLQRHLERITEEKEEREKEAVSWFNALQKSREGNRDLQIQLDQALQQAQDPNSKGNSLFAELEDKRAEMERQLISMKVQYQSLQKQHGFSKQQLQRMKVQVATLMQLQGSRADPAQLERLQSMLSEKNGEIQSLMTKLQRLEKVEMILKSQPANLARAESGDSQDETYYTDLLKMKLNNTVKDAERLGDELSLQRMKSLSESQRALELERKLFTSERLLKQTQSDKIKLQLRVEELQHKYEPKEAKIYLIQKRKKEKLPVDIAPSSQESTLDKGLELTVPRAAKCVKISGEEPVVIPNSPKVIL is encoded by the exons atggcagcagcagaggagttaGAGTTGCTCAGGAACCAGCTGAAGGCGAGGGAGGAGCAGGTCCACCAGGCTGCTCAGGCTGGATTAGATCTCCTCAAGCAGCAGATGGAACTACAAAACACACTGGATGAACAGAGAGTAGAGATGACCAACGCACTTGAG GCCCTTGAGCAGGACAAGTACTCCTTGCAGAAGGATGTGGAGTTGAAGACTCGGATGCTGCAGTCACTGAAGTCAGACTATGAATGTATAAAGAACCAGCAGagacagcagcttcaggaacaacagcagcatctgGAGAGGAACCACAGCATGGCACTCAGTGAGCTCACCAACAAG ATACTGAGGTTGCAGTCTGCTCTGGAGGAATCCCAGCTAAATGAGAgacaactcaaacacaaacttgaAGTGCAGACTGAGACTCTTAATAACAAAATGGAAGAGTTGCAAGCTCTTAATGAACACACCGGGAGCTCCATGACATCTGAGATGATGGAGGTGCAGATGAAGATCATGGAGCTGGAGACCATTAAG GTGGAGTTGGAGCAGACTCTGCAGGAATGTCAgtacagagagcagcagctggagctgaCCAATAGCAGCCTGCAGCGTCACCTGGAGCGAatcacagaggagaaagaggagcgagagaaagaggCTGTTTCCTGGTTTAATGCATTACAG AAATCTCGTGAGGGGAACCGGGACCTCCAGATCCAGTTGGATCAAGCTCTACAGCAAGCGCAGGATCCCAACAGCAAAGGGAACTCTCTGTTTGCTGAG CTGGAGGATAAGCGGgctgagatggagagacagcTGATCAGTATGAAGGTCCAGTATCAGTCCCTGCAGAAACAACATGGCTtcagcaaacagcagctgcagcgcaTGAAG GTTCAAGTAGCCACTCTGATGCAGCTCCAAGGTTCCAGGGCTGACCCTGCTCAGCTGGAGAGACTCCAGTCCATGCTGTCAGAGAAGAATGGAGAGATCCAAAGTCTCATGACTAAACTACAAAGACTGGAGAAGGTTGAG ATGATACTGAAGTCTCAGCCAGCTAATTTAGCTCGAGCTGAGAGCGGTGATAGCCAAGATGAAACCTACTACACCGACCTGCTCAAAATGAAGCTCAACAACACTGT taaAGATGCAGAACGTCTCGGGGATGAGCTTTCCCTGCAGAGGATGAAGTCTTTGTCAGAGAGCCAGAGAGCTCTTGAGCTGGAGAGGAAACTCTTCACATCTGAGCGGCTGCTCAAACAG ACTCAGAGTGACAAGATCAAACTACAGCTGCGAGTAGAAGAGCTACAACACAAATATGAACCCAAAG AGGCAAAAATTTATCTGATCcagaaaaggaagaaagagaaacttcCTGTGGATATTGCACCCTCCTCTCAGGAAAGCACACTTGACAAGG GTTTAGAGCTGACTGTGCCACGTGCTGCAAAATGTGTGAAGATCAGTGGAGAGGAGCCTGTTGTGATTCCCAAc tcccCTAAAGTTATCCTGTGA
- the spdl1 gene encoding protein Spindly isoform X3 — MAAAEELELLRNQLKAREEQVHQAAQAGLDLLKQQMELQNTLDEQRVEMTNALEALEQDKYSLQKDVELKTRMLQSLKSDYECIKNQQRQQLQEQQQHLERNHSMALSELTNKILRLQSALEESQLNERQLKHKLEVQTETLNNKMEELQALNEHTGSSMTSEMMEVQMKIMELETIKVELEQTLQECQYREQQLELTNSSLQRHLERITEEKEEREKEAVSWFNALQKSREGNRDLQIQLDQALQQAQDPNSKGNSLFAELEDKRAEMERQLISMKVQYQSLQKQHGFSKQQLQRMKVQVATLMQLQGSRADPAQLERLQSMLSEKNGEIQSLMTKLQRLEKVEMILKSQPANLARAESGDSQDETYYTDLLKMKLNNTVKDAERLGDELSLQRMKSLSESQRALELERKLFTSERLLKQTQSDKIKLQLRVEELQHKYEPKEAKIYLIQKRKKEKLPVDIAPSSQESTLDKGLELTVPRAAKCVKISGEEPVVIPNLSYPVTDRTETDMEENQQQNKREERIKKQRAVEMIHVSSNSSMENQCAQQ; from the exons atggcagcagcagaggagttaGAGTTGCTCAGGAACCAGCTGAAGGCGAGGGAGGAGCAGGTCCACCAGGCTGCTCAGGCTGGATTAGATCTCCTCAAGCAGCAGATGGAACTACAAAACACACTGGATGAACAGAGAGTAGAGATGACCAACGCACTTGAG GCCCTTGAGCAGGACAAGTACTCCTTGCAGAAGGATGTGGAGTTGAAGACTCGGATGCTGCAGTCACTGAAGTCAGACTATGAATGTATAAAGAACCAGCAGagacagcagcttcaggaacaacagcagcatctgGAGAGGAACCACAGCATGGCACTCAGTGAGCTCACCAACAAG ATACTGAGGTTGCAGTCTGCTCTGGAGGAATCCCAGCTAAATGAGAgacaactcaaacacaaacttgaAGTGCAGACTGAGACTCTTAATAACAAAATGGAAGAGTTGCAAGCTCTTAATGAACACACCGGGAGCTCCATGACATCTGAGATGATGGAGGTGCAGATGAAGATCATGGAGCTGGAGACCATTAAG GTGGAGTTGGAGCAGACTCTGCAGGAATGTCAgtacagagagcagcagctggagctgaCCAATAGCAGCCTGCAGCGTCACCTGGAGCGAatcacagaggagaaagaggagcgagagaaagaggCTGTTTCCTGGTTTAATGCATTACAG AAATCTCGTGAGGGGAACCGGGACCTCCAGATCCAGTTGGATCAAGCTCTACAGCAAGCGCAGGATCCCAACAGCAAAGGGAACTCTCTGTTTGCTGAG CTGGAGGATAAGCGGgctgagatggagagacagcTGATCAGTATGAAGGTCCAGTATCAGTCCCTGCAGAAACAACATGGCTtcagcaaacagcagctgcagcgcaTGAAG GTTCAAGTAGCCACTCTGATGCAGCTCCAAGGTTCCAGGGCTGACCCTGCTCAGCTGGAGAGACTCCAGTCCATGCTGTCAGAGAAGAATGGAGAGATCCAAAGTCTCATGACTAAACTACAAAGACTGGAGAAGGTTGAG ATGATACTGAAGTCTCAGCCAGCTAATTTAGCTCGAGCTGAGAGCGGTGATAGCCAAGATGAAACCTACTACACCGACCTGCTCAAAATGAAGCTCAACAACACTGT taaAGATGCAGAACGTCTCGGGGATGAGCTTTCCCTGCAGAGGATGAAGTCTTTGTCAGAGAGCCAGAGAGCTCTTGAGCTGGAGAGGAAACTCTTCACATCTGAGCGGCTGCTCAAACAG ACTCAGAGTGACAAGATCAAACTACAGCTGCGAGTAGAAGAGCTACAACACAAATATGAACCCAAAG AGGCAAAAATTTATCTGATCcagaaaaggaagaaagagaaacttcCTGTGGATATTGCACCCTCCTCTCAGGAAAGCACACTTGACAAGG GTTTAGAGCTGACTGTGCCACGTGCTGCAAAATGTGTGAAGATCAGTGGAGAGGAGCCTGTTGTGATTCCCAAcctcag TTATCCTGTGACTGACAGGACAGAGACTGACATGGAGGAgaaccagcagcagaacaagagagaggagaggattaAGAAACAGAGAGCAGTGGAGATGATCCACGTGAGCTCTAACAGCAGTATGGAGAACCAGTGTGCCCAGCAGTAG
- the spdl1 gene encoding protein Spindly isoform X5: MAAAEELELLRNQLKAREEQVHQAAQAGLDLLKQQMELQNTLDEQRVEMTNALEALEQDKYSLQKDVELKTRMLQSLKSDYECIKNQQRQQLQEQQQHLERNHSMALSELTNKILRLQSALEESQLNERQLKHKLEVQTETLNNKMEELQALNEHTGSSMTSEMMEVQMKIMELETIKVELEQTLQECQYREQQLELTNSSLQRHLERITEEKEEREKEAVSWFNALQKSREGNRDLQIQLDQALQQAQDPNSKGNSLFAELEDKRAEMERQLISMKVQYQSLQKQHGFSKQQLQRMKVQVATLMQLQGSRADPAQLERLQSMLSEKNGEIQSLMTKLQRLEKVEMILKSQPANLARAESGDSQDETYYTDLLKMKLNNTVKDAERLGDELSLQRMKSLSESQRALELERKLFTSERLLKQTQSDKIKLQLRVEELQHKYEPKEAKIYLIQKRKKEKLPVDIAPSSQESTLDKGEQMVTVETDVTQYTTTDPKADIRPKTEAQSSTKGLELTVPRAAKCVKISGEEPVVIPNSPKVIL; encoded by the exons atggcagcagcagaggagttaGAGTTGCTCAGGAACCAGCTGAAGGCGAGGGAGGAGCAGGTCCACCAGGCTGCTCAGGCTGGATTAGATCTCCTCAAGCAGCAGATGGAACTACAAAACACACTGGATGAACAGAGAGTAGAGATGACCAACGCACTTGAG GCCCTTGAGCAGGACAAGTACTCCTTGCAGAAGGATGTGGAGTTGAAGACTCGGATGCTGCAGTCACTGAAGTCAGACTATGAATGTATAAAGAACCAGCAGagacagcagcttcaggaacaacagcagcatctgGAGAGGAACCACAGCATGGCACTCAGTGAGCTCACCAACAAG ATACTGAGGTTGCAGTCTGCTCTGGAGGAATCCCAGCTAAATGAGAgacaactcaaacacaaacttgaAGTGCAGACTGAGACTCTTAATAACAAAATGGAAGAGTTGCAAGCTCTTAATGAACACACCGGGAGCTCCATGACATCTGAGATGATGGAGGTGCAGATGAAGATCATGGAGCTGGAGACCATTAAG GTGGAGTTGGAGCAGACTCTGCAGGAATGTCAgtacagagagcagcagctggagctgaCCAATAGCAGCCTGCAGCGTCACCTGGAGCGAatcacagaggagaaagaggagcgagagaaagaggCTGTTTCCTGGTTTAATGCATTACAG AAATCTCGTGAGGGGAACCGGGACCTCCAGATCCAGTTGGATCAAGCTCTACAGCAAGCGCAGGATCCCAACAGCAAAGGGAACTCTCTGTTTGCTGAG CTGGAGGATAAGCGGgctgagatggagagacagcTGATCAGTATGAAGGTCCAGTATCAGTCCCTGCAGAAACAACATGGCTtcagcaaacagcagctgcagcgcaTGAAG GTTCAAGTAGCCACTCTGATGCAGCTCCAAGGTTCCAGGGCTGACCCTGCTCAGCTGGAGAGACTCCAGTCCATGCTGTCAGAGAAGAATGGAGAGATCCAAAGTCTCATGACTAAACTACAAAGACTGGAGAAGGTTGAG ATGATACTGAAGTCTCAGCCAGCTAATTTAGCTCGAGCTGAGAGCGGTGATAGCCAAGATGAAACCTACTACACCGACCTGCTCAAAATGAAGCTCAACAACACTGT taaAGATGCAGAACGTCTCGGGGATGAGCTTTCCCTGCAGAGGATGAAGTCTTTGTCAGAGAGCCAGAGAGCTCTTGAGCTGGAGAGGAAACTCTTCACATCTGAGCGGCTGCTCAAACAG ACTCAGAGTGACAAGATCAAACTACAGCTGCGAGTAGAAGAGCTACAACACAAATATGAACCCAAAG AGGCAAAAATTTATCTGATCcagaaaaggaagaaagagaaacttcCTGTGGATATTGCACCCTCCTCTCAGGAAAGCACACTTGACAAGGGTGAGCAGATGGTTACTGTGGAGACCGATGTAACGCAATATACGACTACAGACCCCAAGGCTGACATCAGACCTAAAACTGAGGCACAAAGCTCCACAAAAG GTTTAGAGCTGACTGTGCCACGTGCTGCAAAATGTGTGAAGATCAGTGGAGAGGAGCCTGTTGTGATTCCCAAc tcccCTAAAGTTATCCTGTGA
- the spdl1 gene encoding protein Spindly isoform X4 has product MAAAEELELLRNQLKAREEQVHQAAQAGLDLLKQQMELQNTLDEQRVEMTNALEALEQDKYSLQKDVELKTRMLQSLKSDYECIKNQQRQQLQEQQQHLERNHSMALSELTNKILRLQSALEESQLNERQLKHKLEVQTETLNNKMEELQALNEHTGSSMTSEMMEVQMKIMELETIKVELEQTLQECQYREQQLELTNSSLQRHLERITEEKEEREKEAVSWFNALQKSREGNRDLQIQLDQALQQAQDPNSKGNSLFAELEDKRAEMERQLISMKVQYQSLQKQHGFSKQQLQRMKVQVATLMQLQGSRADPAQLERLQSMLSEKNGEIQSLMTKLQRLEKVEMILKSQPANLARAESGDSQDETYYTDLLKMKLNNTVKDAERLGDELSLQRMKSLSESQRALELERKLFTSERLLKQTQSDKIKLQLRVEELQHKYEPKEAKIYLIQKRKKEKLPVDIAPSSQESTLDKGLELTVPRAAKCVKISGEEPVVIPNLRTETDMEENQQQNKREERIKKQRAVEMIHVSSNSSMENQCAQQ; this is encoded by the exons atggcagcagcagaggagttaGAGTTGCTCAGGAACCAGCTGAAGGCGAGGGAGGAGCAGGTCCACCAGGCTGCTCAGGCTGGATTAGATCTCCTCAAGCAGCAGATGGAACTACAAAACACACTGGATGAACAGAGAGTAGAGATGACCAACGCACTTGAG GCCCTTGAGCAGGACAAGTACTCCTTGCAGAAGGATGTGGAGTTGAAGACTCGGATGCTGCAGTCACTGAAGTCAGACTATGAATGTATAAAGAACCAGCAGagacagcagcttcaggaacaacagcagcatctgGAGAGGAACCACAGCATGGCACTCAGTGAGCTCACCAACAAG ATACTGAGGTTGCAGTCTGCTCTGGAGGAATCCCAGCTAAATGAGAgacaactcaaacacaaacttgaAGTGCAGACTGAGACTCTTAATAACAAAATGGAAGAGTTGCAAGCTCTTAATGAACACACCGGGAGCTCCATGACATCTGAGATGATGGAGGTGCAGATGAAGATCATGGAGCTGGAGACCATTAAG GTGGAGTTGGAGCAGACTCTGCAGGAATGTCAgtacagagagcagcagctggagctgaCCAATAGCAGCCTGCAGCGTCACCTGGAGCGAatcacagaggagaaagaggagcgagagaaagaggCTGTTTCCTGGTTTAATGCATTACAG AAATCTCGTGAGGGGAACCGGGACCTCCAGATCCAGTTGGATCAAGCTCTACAGCAAGCGCAGGATCCCAACAGCAAAGGGAACTCTCTGTTTGCTGAG CTGGAGGATAAGCGGgctgagatggagagacagcTGATCAGTATGAAGGTCCAGTATCAGTCCCTGCAGAAACAACATGGCTtcagcaaacagcagctgcagcgcaTGAAG GTTCAAGTAGCCACTCTGATGCAGCTCCAAGGTTCCAGGGCTGACCCTGCTCAGCTGGAGAGACTCCAGTCCATGCTGTCAGAGAAGAATGGAGAGATCCAAAGTCTCATGACTAAACTACAAAGACTGGAGAAGGTTGAG ATGATACTGAAGTCTCAGCCAGCTAATTTAGCTCGAGCTGAGAGCGGTGATAGCCAAGATGAAACCTACTACACCGACCTGCTCAAAATGAAGCTCAACAACACTGT taaAGATGCAGAACGTCTCGGGGATGAGCTTTCCCTGCAGAGGATGAAGTCTTTGTCAGAGAGCCAGAGAGCTCTTGAGCTGGAGAGGAAACTCTTCACATCTGAGCGGCTGCTCAAACAG ACTCAGAGTGACAAGATCAAACTACAGCTGCGAGTAGAAGAGCTACAACACAAATATGAACCCAAAG AGGCAAAAATTTATCTGATCcagaaaaggaagaaagagaaacttcCTGTGGATATTGCACCCTCCTCTCAGGAAAGCACACTTGACAAGG GTTTAGAGCTGACTGTGCCACGTGCTGCAAAATGTGTGAAGATCAGTGGAGAGGAGCCTGTTGTGATTCCCAAcctcag GACAGAGACTGACATGGAGGAgaaccagcagcagaacaagagagaggagaggattaAGAAACAGAGAGCAGTGGAGATGATCCACGTGAGCTCTAACAGCAGTATGGAGAACCAGTGTGCCCAGCAGTAG